The following DNA comes from [Chlorobium] sp. 445.
GACATGCGCTTTGCTGCGCTCGATGCTATAGTTGAGTTAGATATGAATGCGAAGTTCCGCCACCCTGATTGGAGTTTTGCGCCGGTCTCGGAATTTGGTCGTCCTTTGACGCCTGACGAATTAGCCATTATGGAAATCGATGCGCGCATTAAAGGCTCCGTCAAGTTCGTTCAAGTTCCGGGCGGCGATATTGCCTTACTGCCTGCAGGCGGCGGCGCGTCCGTATTTTATGCCGATGCCGTCATCGCTCTGGGGCGGCGCATTGCCAATTATGCTGAGTATTCGGGCGACCCACCCGATTGGGCAGTCGAAGCCCTCACTGAAAAAGTTTGTTCACTTCCGAATATCAAACATCTGATTATTGGCGGCGCGATTGCCAACTTCACCGATGTGAAAGCCACCTTCAACGGCATTATCAACGGACTGCGCAAAGCGAAATCACAAGGTAAGCTCGATGGCGTTAAAATTTGGGTGCGCCGCGGCGGACCGAACGAAGAACAAGGCTTAGACGCCATGCGCCAACTGCGCCACGAAGGCTTCGATATTCACGTCTTCGACCGCTATACACCTTTAACCTCTATCGTTGATAAAGCCATTCAATCTGAAAAAAACTAATTCCAACATGTCAATCATCGCAACCAAGCAAACACAAGTTGTTATTGTTGGTGCACGTGCGGGGCAAAATGCCGCAAAGCGTATGGCAGAATTTTGCTACATGATGGGCTTGCCGCTCAATGTGCATGCCTTTGTCTATCCGCCTGATGCGGGCAAAACGGTTGAAGTGTTATATGGCAATCAACTTTTGAGCATCCCTGTCTATGCCAGCGTTGCTGATGCACACGCCGCTCACCCTACCGTCAACACCGCACTGATTTATGCCGGTGCCGATAAAGTCTTCTCCACAACTAAAGAAGCCTTAGATACAGATGGGATTAACTTTGTCTCCATCATTGCTGAAGGTGTTCCTGAAAAGGATGCCAAGCGGCTTATCAAACTCTCGC
Coding sequences within:
- a CDS encoding ATP citrate lyase, which encodes MSIIATKQTQVVIVGARAGQNAAKRMAEFCYMMGLPLNVHAFVYPPDAGKTVEVLYGNQLLSIPVYASVADAHAAHPTVNTALIYAGADKVFSTTKEALDTDGINFVSIIAEGVPEKDAKRLIKLSQEKNKLVNGPAAVGVMSAGECRLGVIGGEYRNLKLC
- a CDS encoding ATP citrate lyase — its product is MAKILESPAMKLFEKWGVPVPSHLVISSAEQLSTLAQANKWLTEKKLVVKAHEAIGGRFKLGLVKLNLDLNGAIQAAQEMLGKHVQDISVSQVLVAEMLEHDEEYYLCVRSIREGAEILLSKHGGVEIEEHWDTVKRLIVPIDSTPSHTQLIELAHQAGFEADLAERVAKISERVFLCYDNEDAISIEINPLVIAKKDMRFAALDAIVELDMNAKFRHPDWSFAPVSEFGRPLTPDELAIMEIDARIKGSVKFVQVPGGDIALLPAGGGASVFYADAVIALGRRIANYAEYSGDPPDWAVEALTEKVCSLPNIKHLIIGGAIANFTDVKATFNGIINGLRKAKSQGKLDGVKIWVRRGGPNEEQGLDAMRQLRHEGFDIHVFDRYTPLTSIVDKAIQSEKN